CCCGTAAAGGGTCAAATACTTTACACGGAACCTTTTCTAACTGATTGGGGCAATAACTAGCACAATCAGGTGCAGTATGAGGACAAGCCATCAAACGCAAGAAATTCACCGCTTCCACATTACGAGAGGCGCTAACATAACCCATCAGAGGAATTTGAGCAGTACGCATTTGCTGCCAAGCTTCCAATACGGGGGGTAGGATATGATCTCGTGCATCTTGGGGTAACTGTTCCAAAAACCAGTATATTAAGGAACCATCCACCATTGCCAGAGTTGGGGGAATTGAGGGAGATGGGGAAGATGAGGAAGAATTATTTAGTTCTTTATCACTACTCCCTACTCCCCACTCACCACTCCCCTGATCATGTGCGCTACAAGCTAGTTCAGCTAGGACAATTGCTTCGCTAGCAGTGCGGCGGAAACTCATCCATTCCTCGGTTCTAATGCCCCATTTGCGGGACATATATAAATCTTCTTGGCGGTAAAATACCTCTGGCAAACTATCGAGTATGGGGTAGCGATTTTGTCCGTAGTGTAGAACTACCCTACCGATATTTAGTAGATAACAGTAAGCAATTTCGTGATGACTAGGGGCAATTTGTGAACCATCGGTAGCGATGACGGTATGCACCTTGGGAGGAGTGGGAATATCTAGACGAGTATTAAGCGGCTGAAGGGGTGTAGCATTAGCAAAGAGAATGCGATCGCGCCACTTTTCCTGACGTTCAATTAACTCTTGTTGAAAATCGATAGCCTTTCTTAGATGCTGTTGCGCCAACTCTAACCGTTGGCGACTAGCCACAGCTTCTAGGGATAGATGCTGGCTTAAACCCTGCATTTGTCGTGCTAATTTTGTCAGGTCAAGCATAATTTAGTCATTAGTCATTAGTCATTAGTCATTAGTCAACAGTTATTCTCCTTTTCCCTCCTGAGAGGGGCTAGGGGTAAGTTACTCCCTCATCCCCCCACTCACTACTCCCCACTCCCCATTTCTTCAAACCCACCCTGAAAAATCTTTAGCAAATTGAGACAGAGACAATAACTGGATTCGCGGATCGGTTTGAGCGGCTTTTCTCTCTGCTTGGGTATTATAGCCCCAGTCTGCCAAGAAAAGCTTGACATCTGCTAGGTCTGTTTGCTGTTGGACTAGCTGTAATGTCTTGAGTCTATCTTCTACAAACCATAAACTCACGGGTTTATGATCTGCTGCTTGAATTAACTCACGCAGAATTTCATATTTAGGACGCTTTACTTCTTTGCCAAAAATTGCGGATGGAGGTAAATCTATACCTTCTTGCTGCAATAGCTGTTTAACGAAACGTCCTTCTTTTGTAGTAACAATATACAACTTAACTTCACTGGCAAGGGTGATTTTAAGTTTCTCGATTATGCCCTGATAAAATCTATGCAGACTCAGCCAACCATCTAAATCGTTATCAATCCACTCATCACGCAAGCCATCCAATTTTGTCGCAATTTCTTTTGCTTGTAGCTTGCTATCTAACAAAATTTTTGGGGTAATGCTTGTCCATTCTTGAAGAATCTGCTCATCAGAATAGCCGTCTATTAAAGCTTTGATTAAAACAGGCATTTCCCAACCTGTTTCAATGACAGGACGGAGACGATAGAATCTTAAAGCTAAATCATCTGGTGGTGTGTCATTAGCTGATGACCAAATTTGACAATAAGTACGCCAGGCTACCTCAAAATACTCGATTAGTCCGTCGCAAATTACTCCATCAAAGTCCAGGGCTAAAATTGTAGGATTACTTGCGGTCATTGTTTAGAAAATGAATACTGCTGTTGTCAGCTTAACGTATTCATTAATTCTTTTCTGTATAAAAATTCCTAAATAAAGTTATTTAGGAATAAATATTTAACATATATATTTACTTTCCTAATAACTGTAATTCTGTAAATTAATAATTGTTATTAATTTTATTTTTGATATGTGCTTGGTATCAAAACTCCGTGTTTGGGACTAAATAATAATGCCAATACAAATAATCCTGAAACTACTAAAA
Above is a genomic segment from Nostoc sp. MS1 containing:
- a CDS encoding DNA double-strand break repair nuclease NurA, with translation MLDLTKLARQMQGLSQHLSLEAVASRQRLELAQQHLRKAIDFQQELIERQEKWRDRILFANATPLQPLNTRLDIPTPPKVHTVIATDGSQIAPSHHEIAYCYLLNIGRVVLHYGQNRYPILDSLPEVFYRQEDLYMSRKWGIRTEEWMSFRRTASEAIVLAELACSAHDQGSGEWGVGSSDKELNNSSSSSPSPSIPPTLAMVDGSLIYWFLEQLPQDARDHILPPVLEAWQQMRTAQIPLMGYVSASRNVEAVNFLRLMACPHTAPDCASYCPNQLEKVPCKVFDPLRDTALWTTQLQPGQRGPLWRSNARILELYEDHTIYFCYVHVGTEIARIEVPAWVAKDTEMFDQALGLMLAQVQKGYGYPVAIAEAHNQAVVRGGDKTRFFALLEKQMIKAGLKNVGTSYKEARKRGSIA
- a CDS encoding HAD family hydrolase; amino-acid sequence: MTASNPTILALDFDGVICDGLIEYFEVAWRTYCQIWSSANDTPPDDLALRFYRLRPVIETGWEMPVLIKALIDGYSDEQILQEWTSITPKILLDSKLQAKEIATKLDGLRDEWIDNDLDGWLSLHRFYQGIIEKLKITLASEVKLYIVTTKEGRFVKQLLQQEGIDLPPSAIFGKEVKRPKYEILRELIQAADHKPVSLWFVEDRLKTLQLVQQQTDLADVKLFLADWGYNTQAERKAAQTDPRIQLLSLSQFAKDFSGWV